In Reichenbachiella agarivorans, one genomic interval encodes:
- a CDS encoding DUF4290 domain-containing protein, whose product MHNYNTVQGHLTLKEYGRNVQKLVDHLLTIEDKEERNRKAQTMVDMMKLINPAAKETTESNQKLWDDLHIISGFKLDIEGPFPTPSREILEKKPQRVPYSANDITFKHFGKNIELLVDKAITLEDAEEKEAAIIHIGKLMKTFFYSYNKDVMEDHVVYTNIRKLSNNQLEIDMEKVKAGDLFEPQKKDKRNIRNQSTAGNTPGDRPKRNNNANGSNGNNRRNNFKRKRN is encoded by the coding sequence ATGCATAATTACAATACAGTCCAAGGGCACCTTACGCTCAAAGAATACGGAAGAAACGTACAAAAACTGGTCGATCACCTGCTGACCATCGAGGACAAAGAAGAAAGAAATAGAAAGGCACAAACTATGGTTGACATGATGAAATTGATCAACCCAGCTGCCAAAGAAACGACAGAATCCAACCAAAAACTTTGGGACGACCTTCATATTATTTCAGGTTTTAAACTAGATATCGAAGGACCATTCCCAACACCCAGTCGCGAAATCTTGGAGAAAAAACCTCAAAGAGTTCCTTACTCTGCCAACGACATCACATTCAAGCACTTTGGCAAAAACATCGAATTGTTGGTAGACAAAGCCATCACACTCGAAGACGCTGAAGAAAAAGAAGCTGCCATCATCCATATCGGAAAATTGATGAAGACCTTCTTCTACTCGTACAACAAAGACGTGATGGAAGATCATGTGGTCTACACCAACATCCGCAAGCTATCCAACAATCAACTGGAGATAGACATGGAAAAAGTAAAGGCTGGGGATCTGTTCGAACCACAGAAGAAGGACAAGAGAAACATCCGAAACCAAAGTACAGCTGGCAACACACCGGGAGACAGACCCAAAAGAAATAACAATGCCAACGGTAGCAATGGCAACAACAGAAGAAATAATTTCAAAAGAAAGCGAAATTAA
- a CDS encoding YciI family protein: MHIISLTYKVPLEQVDQHLNEHIDYLNEQYRLGHFHASGRKVPRTGGIILSMLSDKAQLLRIIEQDPFKIHGLADYELTEFVACKTCPELRFLVE, encoded by the coding sequence ATGCATATCATTTCTCTGACATACAAAGTGCCGCTGGAGCAAGTAGACCAACATCTCAACGAGCACATCGACTACCTCAACGAGCAGTATAGATTGGGACATTTTCATGCATCCGGCAGGAAAGTCCCAAGGACAGGTGGCATCATCCTATCCATGCTGTCTGACAAAGCCCAATTGCTCCGCATCATCGAGCAAGACCCATTCAAGATCCACGGTCTAGCCGACTATGAGCTCACCGAATTTGTAGCCTGCAAAACTTGCCCTGAATTGAGGTTCTTGGTGGAGTAA
- the murA gene encoding UDP-N-acetylglucosamine 1-carboxyvinyltransferase, producing MASFHVTGGTQLKGELVPQGAKNEALQILSAVLLTEEEMVINNVPNIRDVNKLIELLNEMGVRVTKNSPESYTFKADKVNIDFLESPKYLQMASSLRGSIMLLGPLLARFKKGMIPQPGGDKIGRRRLDTHFTGFQKLGAEFNYDKKTGYYNIDASHLTGTYMLLDEASVTGTANIVMAAVLAKGKTTIYNAACEPYLQQLCSMLNRMGAKITGIGSNLLYIDGVESLHGTEHTMLPDMIEIGSFIGMAAMTQSEITIKNAGIPHLGIIPAIFQRLGIQMELKGDDIFIPAQDHYEIETFIDGSIMTIADAIWPGFTPDLLSIALVVATQAKGTVLIHQKMFESRLFFVDKLIEMGAQVILCDPHRATVIGLDKKLPLRGITMTSPDIRAGVSLLIAAMSAEGESIIHNVEQIDRGYQNIDGRLNAIGAKIERI from the coding sequence ATGGCATCTTTTCATGTGACTGGCGGCACACAGCTCAAAGGAGAACTAGTTCCTCAAGGTGCCAAAAACGAAGCTTTACAGATTCTATCAGCCGTGTTGCTCACCGAAGAAGAAATGGTGATCAACAACGTACCCAACATCAGGGATGTCAACAAACTCATTGAACTGCTCAATGAGATGGGTGTCAGAGTCACCAAAAACAGCCCTGAATCCTACACATTCAAGGCTGACAAGGTCAACATCGACTTCCTAGAGTCTCCCAAGTACCTGCAGATGGCTTCCTCACTGAGAGGATCGATTATGCTATTGGGACCATTGTTGGCTAGATTCAAAAAAGGTATGATTCCACAACCAGGTGGAGACAAGATCGGAAGACGTAGATTGGATACGCACTTTACAGGATTCCAAAAACTCGGCGCTGAATTTAACTACGACAAGAAAACAGGCTACTACAACATTGATGCCTCTCATCTGACAGGTACATACATGCTACTGGACGAGGCATCTGTAACTGGTACTGCCAACATCGTCATGGCAGCAGTATTGGCCAAAGGAAAAACCACGATATACAACGCTGCCTGTGAGCCTTACCTACAACAGTTGTGTAGCATGCTCAATCGCATGGGAGCCAAGATCACTGGCATAGGTTCTAATCTCCTCTACATAGACGGTGTAGAATCCCTACATGGCACAGAGCACACTATGCTACCCGATATGATTGAGATTGGTAGCTTCATTGGTATGGCAGCTATGACACAGTCAGAGATCACGATTAAAAATGCTGGAATTCCGCATTTGGGTATCATCCCTGCAATTTTCCAACGATTGGGCATCCAGATGGAATTGAAAGGAGATGACATTTTCATCCCTGCTCAAGATCACTACGAAATAGAAACATTCATTGATGGCTCGATCATGACGATTGCGGATGCGATCTGGCCAGGGTTTACCCCTGACTTGCTGAGCATCGCACTGGTAGTAGCGACACAGGCCAAAGGCACCGTTCTCATCCATCAAAAAATGTTTGAGAGTAGATTGTTCTTTGTGGACAAACTCATCGAAATGGGTGCTCAAGTAATCCTATGTGATCCACACAGAGCTACAGTCATAGGTTTGGACAAGAAATTACCTCTGAGAGGGATCACAATGACTTCACCTGATATCAGAGCAGGTGTATCGTTGTTGATAGCTGCTATGTCCGCTGAGGGTGAGAGCATCATCCACAACGTAGAGCAGATAGACAGAGGCTACCAGAACATCGATGGTCGTCTCAATGCCATAGGAGCCAAAATCGAACGTATCTAA
- a CDS encoding DinB family protein, producing the protein MNRAQLIESLKQDTLVIIEEVKALAKLDEEILTMKADAKRWSILECIEHLNIADAHYLMQFDKKLRIATPSQNMACDSTYLGKLFINKIKPRADGSIPSPMKTMRKFDPDVTVHKDTISKFLEDQQELLKYLDMCQRLDLQKIKIPSALGAIITFRLGDALQFLIGHNQRHIIQAKNVLKELGQESVLVS; encoded by the coding sequence ATGAACCGAGCCCAATTAATAGAATCTCTTAAACAAGATACATTGGTAATAATCGAAGAAGTCAAAGCCTTGGCTAAACTGGATGAAGAAATATTGACGATGAAAGCTGATGCCAAACGCTGGAGTATCTTGGAGTGCATAGAGCATCTTAATATTGCTGATGCGCATTATTTGATGCAGTTTGATAAGAAGTTGAGAATAGCTACACCTAGTCAAAACATGGCTTGCGACTCTACTTATCTAGGAAAGTTGTTCATCAACAAAATAAAACCAAGAGCTGACGGTAGCATTCCTTCCCCGATGAAAACCATGAGAAAATTTGACCCAGATGTCACGGTGCATAAGGATACAATTTCCAAGTTTTTGGAAGATCAACAGGAGCTATTAAAATATCTGGATATGTGTCAGCGATTGGATCTGCAAAAGATCAAAATACCCTCTGCTTTGGGGGCAATTATTACTTTTCGGCTAGGAGATGCACTTCAGTTTCTGATCGGACACAATCAGCGTCACATCATTCAGGCCAAAAATGTACTCAAAGAATTAGGTCAAGAATCAGTACTAGTCAGCTAG
- a CDS encoding acyl-CoA dehydrogenase family protein: MKNKDHFESPDFYQLDDLLTPEHHMIRQSIRDFVKKEISPYIEDWAERNHFPYEIVRKFGDIGAFGPQLPAEYGGGGLDYIAYGLIMQEIERGDSGMRSTASVQGSLVMYPIYKFGSEEQKQKYLPKLGSGEMLGCFGLTEPDHGSNPSGMVTHYQDAGDHYLLNGAKMWISNAPKADIAVVWAKNEEGRIHGLIVERGMEGFSTPETHGKWSLRASCTGELVFDNIKIPKENILPGKSGLGAPMMCLDSARYGIAWGAIGAAMDCYDSARRYALERHQFGKPIGSFQLIQKKLAEMLTEITKAQLLNWRLGSLMNEGKATTAQISLAKRNAVATALDIAREARQIHGGMGITGEYPMMRHLMNLESVVTYEGTHDIHLLILGHEITGISAVK, translated from the coding sequence AACAAAGACCATTTTGAGTCTCCCGATTTTTATCAACTAGATGACTTGCTCACCCCTGAGCACCACATGATCCGTCAAAGCATCCGAGACTTCGTCAAAAAAGAAATCAGCCCCTACATCGAAGACTGGGCAGAGCGAAACCACTTCCCCTACGAGATCGTCCGAAAATTTGGAGATATCGGGGCTTTTGGACCGCAACTCCCTGCGGAGTATGGAGGTGGCGGATTGGACTACATCGCCTATGGTCTGATCATGCAGGAGATCGAACGGGGCGACTCAGGTATGCGCTCCACCGCATCTGTACAGGGCTCTTTGGTGATGTATCCCATTTACAAATTTGGCTCAGAGGAGCAAAAACAAAAGTACCTCCCCAAACTAGGTTCGGGAGAGATGCTGGGCTGCTTTGGACTGACCGAGCCTGATCACGGCTCGAACCCCAGCGGCATGGTGACCCACTACCAAGACGCAGGAGATCACTACCTGCTCAATGGTGCCAAGATGTGGATCTCCAACGCCCCAAAGGCTGACATAGCTGTCGTCTGGGCCAAAAACGAAGAAGGCCGCATCCATGGCCTGATCGTAGAGCGCGGCATGGAGGGTTTCAGCACACCAGAAACCCACGGCAAGTGGTCACTGCGTGCCAGCTGCACAGGCGAACTCGTATTTGACAATATCAAAATCCCGAAAGAGAACATACTCCCCGGCAAGTCAGGTCTCGGCGCACCGATGATGTGTCTCGACTCAGCCCGCTATGGGATCGCGTGGGGAGCGATAGGTGCTGCGATGGACTGCTACGACTCGGCGCGACGCTATGCCCTAGAGCGCCACCAGTTTGGCAAACCGATTGGCTCCTTCCAACTGATCCAAAAAAAGCTCGCAGAGATGCTCACCGAGATCACCAAAGCCCAACTCCTCAACTGGCGCTTAGGCTCCCTGATGAACGAAGGCAAAGCAACGACTGCCCAAATCTCCCTCGCCAAAAGAAACGCAGTAGCCACCGCCCTAGACATAGCGCGAGAAGCCCGACAAATCCACGGCGGCATGGGCATCACCGGCGAATACCCCATGATGCGCCACCTGATGAATCTAGAATCTGTCGTGACCTACGAAGGCACCCACGACATCCATCTACTGATCTTAGGACATGAGATTACGGGGATATCGGCGGTGAAGTGA
- a CDS encoding FKBP-type peptidyl-prolyl cis-trans isomerase, with protein sequence MIKYTFYALIAVLLMSCKDDEEKDYTALNEAEITAYIAANNLDATKSETGLYYVINNEGTGTRARTTSNVTVAYKGYYTDGKVFDQSSSAGISFSLQQVIAGWTEGITYFKEGGNGILLVPSHLGYGSSDTPKIPGGSVLIFDVSLISVN encoded by the coding sequence ATGATTAAATACACATTTTATGCACTGATAGCGGTGCTATTGATGTCTTGCAAAGACGACGAAGAGAAAGATTATACGGCACTCAATGAGGCCGAAATCACTGCCTACATCGCTGCTAATAATTTGGACGCCACCAAAAGTGAAACAGGTCTCTACTACGTGATCAACAACGAAGGCACCGGTACACGAGCCAGAACTACCTCCAATGTGACTGTGGCCTACAAAGGCTACTACACAGACGGAAAGGTTTTTGACCAAAGTAGTAGCGCTGGTATTTCATTCAGCCTTCAACAGGTCATCGCTGGCTGGACCGAAGGCATTACCTATTTCAAAGAAGGCGGCAATGGCATCTTATTGGTTCCATCGCATTTGGGATACGGTAGTTCTGACACCCCTAAAATACCTGGGGGATCAGTTCTCATCTTTGACGTGTCTCTGATTTCGGTCAATTAA
- a CDS encoding class I SAM-dependent methyltransferase produces MNTRQDFLEQVESSLINHTFVKLTLSKAPHKSENLQNLFIRPVLIKEETLYSFVYRYLTKDETKNYDLKSALTEISELLENYFKNATLCTQHQDYQLLTSKKGKVTIQKSAAKRTIEPLTHDKAKKKRAGTDADYLRLLGVTDDQGTVIPKMADKFRQINKFLEIIEGLINSSSLPKTPKIVDMGSGKGYLTFALYDYMKTKGYDVEITGIELRQDLVDFCNGAANQLGFNKLSFVKQPIQDYKNEDIDILIALHACDTATDDALSKGIAAQASLIVTAPCCHKQVRQQLKGKTITNPILKYGIFKERQYEMVTDTIRALILEREGYESKIFEFVSNEHTRKNVMLVGVNHRDKKNHASATQKIEDIKKEFGIDYQQLEKLLT; encoded by the coding sequence ATGAATACTCGGCAAGACTTTTTGGAGCAGGTAGAAAGCTCATTGATCAACCATACTTTCGTAAAGCTCACACTCAGCAAGGCTCCTCATAAGTCCGAAAATCTCCAAAACCTGTTTATCAGACCTGTTTTGATCAAGGAAGAAACCCTGTATTCCTTTGTTTATCGCTACCTGACCAAAGACGAAACCAAGAATTATGATCTAAAATCTGCGCTAACAGAAATATCTGAATTACTGGAAAATTATTTCAAAAATGCCACGCTGTGTACACAGCATCAAGATTATCAATTGCTGACCAGCAAAAAAGGGAAAGTGACGATTCAGAAAAGTGCTGCCAAAAGAACCATCGAACCCCTCACTCATGACAAAGCCAAAAAGAAAAGAGCTGGAACAGATGCGGATTATCTCAGACTTTTGGGAGTTACTGATGACCAAGGCACTGTCATCCCCAAAATGGCAGACAAATTTCGGCAGATTAACAAATTCTTAGAGATCATCGAAGGATTGATCAACTCCTCCTCACTGCCCAAAACTCCCAAAATTGTAGACATGGGTTCTGGTAAGGGGTACTTGACTTTCGCACTCTATGACTACATGAAGACCAAAGGATATGATGTCGAGATCACTGGTATCGAATTAAGACAGGACTTGGTGGACTTCTGTAACGGTGCAGCCAATCAACTTGGATTCAACAAGCTGAGTTTTGTAAAGCAACCCATACAGGACTATAAAAATGAGGATATAGACATTCTCATCGCCTTGCATGCCTGTGATACTGCTACAGACGATGCCCTATCCAAAGGTATAGCTGCCCAAGCCAGCCTTATCGTTACTGCTCCTTGCTGCCACAAACAAGTCCGTCAACAACTCAAAGGTAAAACCATTACCAACCCCATACTGAAATATGGCATCTTCAAAGAACGTCAGTATGAAATGGTCACTGATACCATCCGCGCCTTGATTTTAGAGCGAGAAGGGTACGAATCCAAAATATTCGAATTCGTATCCAACGAGCATACACGAAAAAACGTGATGCTCGTAGGTGTAAATCACCGTGATAAAAAAAATCATGCATCCGCCACTCAAAAGATTGAAGATATCAAAAAGGAATTTGGGATCGACTACCAGCAACTGGAGAAACTATTAACCTGA
- a CDS encoding SdiA-regulated domain-containing protein, producing the protein MRKCLFILSLVLLTNWANAQSSYQALQLVGMSQLQHSDSAPFDLSGIVRVGDHTYVVADKEWNTFLYEISMDSATFGFKAIQPLVIEDKPDIEAIAYCQGNFYLANERNGGLYRFNIRDKVSSVAPEPLVCEQIPVDFYAVGLKPDTWGNAGWEGLAIDCEHQILYLIKERQPRFITTVDMNTWHILDQFTIPETESNDFADAKFNNGYLYLIERNGNYITKVDPRTKTVVDKRHYRHVASHPDGKLFGPEKFGMAEALLMLEDEIWIGLDNNGHEVTEHAKKVYGLSGNKPVIIRFERPIGF; encoded by the coding sequence ATGAGAAAGTGCCTGTTCATTCTCTCGCTTGTATTACTGACCAACTGGGCCAATGCTCAATCGAGCTATCAGGCACTGCAGTTGGTCGGTATGTCACAGCTCCAACACAGTGACAGTGCCCCTTTCGATCTGAGTGGAATTGTACGTGTTGGGGATCATACCTATGTGGTCGCTGACAAAGAGTGGAATACTTTCTTGTACGAAATCAGCATGGACAGTGCGACCTTCGGATTCAAAGCTATCCAGCCCCTAGTGATTGAAGACAAGCCTGACATAGAAGCCATTGCTTATTGTCAAGGAAATTTTTATCTCGCCAATGAGCGAAACGGTGGATTGTATCGGTTCAACATCCGTGACAAGGTATCATCTGTGGCTCCAGAGCCTTTGGTATGTGAACAAATACCGGTTGATTTCTATGCTGTAGGTTTAAAACCAGACACTTGGGGCAATGCTGGTTGGGAAGGACTAGCGATCGATTGTGAACATCAAATCCTCTACCTGATAAAAGAAAGACAACCACGATTCATTACTACCGTGGATATGAATACTTGGCATATCCTAGATCAATTCACAATACCAGAGACCGAGAGCAATGACTTTGCAGATGCAAAATTCAACAACGGTTATTTATACTTAATTGAGCGCAATGGCAATTATATTACCAAAGTAGATCCCAGAACAAAAACGGTGGTGGACAAACGACACTACCGACATGTAGCAAGTCACCCCGATGGAAAGCTCTTTGGCCCAGAGAAATTTGGCATGGCGGAGGCACTCCTGATGTTGGAAGACGAAATCTGGATCGGATTGGACAACAATGGTCACGAGGTGACAGAGCACGCAAAAAAAGTCTACGGTCTGTCTGGCAATAAACCAGTCATCATCCGGTTTGAACGTCCCATAGGATTTTAA
- a CDS encoding alanine/glycine:cation symporter family protein, producing the protein MQELNDILNLIDSYLGSSFWFPYVLIGTGLFFTIYLKFPQIRYFGFALRVVKGKFDKSDDEGDTSHFQALATALSGTVGTGNIAGVALAIHIGGPAALFWMLVTAAVGMCTKFVEVTLSHKYREKTSDGTMAGGPMYFMKNKMNMKWLAAAFAVATVLSSFGTGSLPQINSISNTLNATFGINHMLTGAVLAVLLGFVIIGGIHRIAKVTEKLVPSMALIYFVGAFAVILYNYDQIIPSFISIFADLFTGSSATGGFLGASIAFAFNKGVGRGLFSNEAGQGSAPIAHASAKGHEPISEGMVAILEPFIDTIVICTITGLVLLSSGVWSEKHVNDFQMSDLTILEQLDISDQTEEGKKVLYDYIAGTGTLPLYNGGLIADDGKLISSATFVHARSLAEEVKVTKNGKLFSGETQIVDGRPVDPEIGFTGKSLVHSAPLTALAFGRGFFGEGGTYIVSIGILLFAFSTAISWSYYGDRAMTFLFGNGSVIYFRIVYVIGFFVASFTDTTIIWSLAGIAIAVMTLPNLFGLLYLRKDMKQTLDDFWIGFKNEYPDEKTPE; encoded by the coding sequence ATGCAAGAACTAAATGATATACTCAACCTAATCGATAGTTACCTAGGTAGTTCCTTCTGGTTTCCCTATGTTTTGATTGGGACTGGTTTATTTTTCACCATCTATCTGAAGTTTCCGCAGATACGCTACTTCGGGTTTGCACTACGAGTCGTCAAGGGGAAATTTGACAAAAGTGATGACGAGGGTGACACCTCTCACTTTCAGGCACTAGCCACGGCACTATCAGGCACTGTGGGTACTGGTAATATTGCTGGGGTAGCCCTTGCCATTCATATTGGTGGGCCGGCAGCACTTTTTTGGATGCTTGTCACTGCTGCAGTCGGTATGTGTACCAAATTTGTAGAGGTCACACTCTCTCACAAATACCGTGAAAAAACCTCGGACGGCACCATGGCAGGTGGTCCCATGTATTTTATGAAGAACAAAATGAATATGAAATGGCTGGCAGCAGCTTTTGCTGTAGCGACCGTTTTATCTTCTTTCGGTACAGGTAGTCTACCTCAAATCAACAGTATCTCCAACACTCTCAATGCAACATTTGGTATCAACCACATGCTCACAGGAGCAGTATTGGCAGTTTTACTTGGGTTTGTCATCATAGGGGGCATTCATCGGATCGCTAAGGTGACCGAGAAATTGGTTCCATCTATGGCGCTCATCTACTTTGTAGGGGCTTTTGCTGTCATCTTGTACAATTATGATCAAATCATCCCTTCGTTCATATCGATCTTTGCTGATCTCTTCACCGGATCCTCAGCTACTGGTGGATTCCTGGGTGCTTCTATTGCATTTGCCTTTAATAAGGGGGTAGGAAGAGGTCTATTCTCCAACGAGGCAGGACAAGGTAGTGCACCTATCGCGCATGCCTCAGCCAAGGGGCACGAGCCCATATCAGAAGGCATGGTAGCCATTTTGGAACCCTTCATAGACACCATTGTGATTTGTACGATTACAGGACTTGTGCTACTTTCTTCAGGAGTATGGAGCGAAAAGCATGTCAATGATTTTCAAATGTCTGATTTGACCATCCTAGAACAATTAGATATTTCCGATCAAACAGAAGAAGGGAAGAAGGTTCTATATGACTACATAGCAGGTACAGGCACTTTACCTCTGTACAATGGTGGACTCATCGCCGACGATGGTAAACTGATCAGTTCGGCTACTTTCGTCCATGCGAGATCCTTGGCAGAAGAAGTCAAAGTGACCAAAAATGGCAAGTTGTTTTCGGGTGAAACCCAAATTGTAGATGGCAGACCTGTAGACCCAGAAATTGGATTTACTGGCAAATCTTTGGTGCACAGTGCCCCTCTGACTGCTTTGGCTTTTGGTAGAGGGTTCTTTGGCGAAGGGGGTACTTACATCGTATCCATTGGCATTTTGCTATTCGCATTTAGTACGGCTATTTCCTGGTCCTATTATGGAGACAGAGCGATGACTTTTTTATTCGGCAATGGATCTGTGATTTATTTTAGGATAGTGTATGTAATAGGCTTCTTTGTCGCATCATTTACCGATACCACTATCATTTGGTCACTAGCAGGCATCGCCATAGCGGTAATGACTTTGCCCAACCTTTTTGGTCTTCTCTACCTGAGAAAAGACATGAAACAAACCTTGGATGATTTCTGGATTGGATTCAAAAATGAATACCCAGACGAAAAAACACCTGAATAG
- a CDS encoding DUF2911 domain-containing protein, whose translation MWKKSLWLIAAIVLVGVAFVVYQMATTKKHSPAETVTYNSDQLNVSVDYCRPFKKGRTIFGELVPYDTYWRTGANEPTIISFDQDVRFGGEDVKAGSYRLYTIPGEDKWIVALNTELEEWGYWEPDYSLDVLRVEVPKEEIACCQEQFAISLPEKGYGTELVMEWDDVKVKVPIEK comes from the coding sequence ATGTGGAAAAAAAGTCTATGGTTAATAGCTGCGATTGTGCTAGTGGGAGTTGCCTTTGTTGTCTATCAAATGGCCACTACCAAAAAGCATAGCCCAGCAGAGACGGTTACTTACAACAGTGACCAATTGAACGTATCGGTCGATTATTGCAGACCCTTCAAGAAGGGGAGAACAATTTTCGGTGAGCTGGTGCCCTACGATACATATTGGAGAACAGGTGCCAATGAGCCTACCATCATTTCATTTGATCAGGATGTAAGATTCGGTGGGGAGGATGTCAAGGCGGGAAGTTACCGACTCTATACCATTCCTGGCGAGGACAAATGGATCGTTGCGCTCAATACTGAGCTCGAAGAATGGGGCTACTGGGAGCCAGACTACAGTCTGGATGTACTCCGTGTAGAGGTACCTAAGGAGGAGATTGCTTGCTGTCAGGAGCAATTTGCGATCAGCTTGCCTGAGAAGGGGTATGGGACAGAATTGGTCATGGAATGGGATGATGTCAAAGTCAAAGTACCTATTGAAAAATAA
- a CDS encoding DUF2971 domain-containing protein — MKINDNYIFKYAPINVFTYKNLLISQLWFGPPDSMNDQLEGLIKVKNKDFKPSKKALNHFISLNGLRDYYYYSDPLEEIQKHGFIKFFLNNWYHLQRNKYGISCFSSTPKEPLMWSHYANKHTGICLIYNKHKLMEGLFDSGFYFDIRKINYKERPTLELLECNGEILINSNEPVLFSKNSKWKYEKEIRISFLSGETNKFIGRSFTTYPSALEGVIYGVNINEDDLDSISYVLRNDPLYAHVKEYFAEIDYEKGSIKIKED, encoded by the coding sequence ATGAAAATTAACGACAATTACATATTCAAATATGCTCCTATAAATGTATTTACCTATAAAAACTTATTGATAAGCCAGTTATGGTTTGGCCCTCCAGACTCTATGAACGATCAACTTGAAGGTTTAATAAAAGTAAAAAACAAAGATTTTAAACCCAGTAAGAAAGCACTAAATCATTTTATTTCATTAAACGGTCTTCGTGATTATTATTACTACTCGGATCCCTTAGAAGAAATTCAAAAACATGGGTTCATTAAATTTTTCTTAAACAATTGGTACCATCTGCAACGAAATAAATATGGGATCTCATGTTTTTCAAGTACCCCTAAAGAACCACTGATGTGGTCTCACTATGCAAATAAACATACGGGCATCTGCTTAATATATAACAAGCATAAACTGATGGAAGGTTTATTCGATTCTGGGTTCTATTTTGACATCAGAAAAATTAATTACAAAGAAAGACCCACATTAGAGCTCCTTGAATGTAATGGAGAAATATTAATTAACTCAAATGAACCCGTTTTATTCTCTAAAAACTCCAAATGGAAATATGAAAAAGAAATTCGAATCTCATTTCTCTCTGGCGAGACAAACAAATTTATTGGGCGGTCATTTACAACTTATCCTTCTGCATTGGAAGGAGTGATTTACGGAGTTAATATAAATGAGGATGATCTTGATTCTATTTCATATGTTTTACGTAACGACCCTTTATATGCTCATGTAAAAGAATACTTTGCTGAAATTGATTACGAAAAAGGTAGTATCAAAATCAAAGAAGACTAA
- a CDS encoding Crp/Fnr family transcriptional regulator — protein MTEIEHLKQQIFRLSPLSEDEWEDFSVRWTPFSLKKGEYMIAEGKIEKYFYFIHSGVLRAFFRKDGHESNIGFTYDGDYSGAYDSFLDQKVADWNIEALSDVVGLRISYVDLMAMYDAYKSVERWGRLFNAKILIGMGRRQVEIRDFSAEERFERLMRDSPHIFQLVPQKHLASYLGMAPETFSRMRKSSMTKTD, from the coding sequence ATGACCGAAATAGAACATCTGAAGCAACAAATTTTTCGCCTTTCCCCCTTGTCCGAGGATGAATGGGAGGATTTTTCGGTTCGATGGACTCCTTTTTCCTTAAAAAAAGGAGAATATATGATTGCCGAAGGGAAAATAGAGAAATATTTCTACTTCATTCATAGTGGTGTGTTGAGGGCTTTCTTCAGAAAAGATGGACATGAATCCAACATAGGGTTTACCTATGACGGGGATTATTCTGGCGCTTATGATTCTTTTTTGGATCAAAAAGTAGCAGACTGGAACATCGAGGCATTGTCTGATGTGGTGGGCTTGAGAATCAGTTATGTAGACCTCATGGCTATGTACGACGCTTACAAATCCGTCGAGCGCTGGGGTCGATTATTCAACGCCAAAATCCTCATCGGTATGGGACGCAGACAAGTAGAAATTAGGGATTTTTCTGCTGAGGAGCGATTTGAGAGATTGATGAGAGACAGTCCGCACATATTTCAACTCGTACCACAAAAGCATCTTGCCTCATATCTAGGCATGGCACCAGAGACATTTAGCCGGATGAGAAAGAGTTCGATGACCAAGACTGATTAG